A single Brassica rapa cultivar Chiifu-401-42 chromosome A04, CAAS_Brap_v3.01, whole genome shotgun sequence DNA region contains:
- the LOC103849065 gene encoding uncharacterized protein LOC103849065 isoform X1, translating into MSGNYNYSNFREWMYKRIDEETGKLSEEFIAGVEQFMTFANSQSLTQSNGGKFFCPCTVCQNDKFLAGTKIWRHIYNRGFMPDYYVWYKHGEEIDIALGTSYVDPTHLSGSDQEVGNEDNYIDMVNDAFRDNVSFDNYQHDDSYQNVVDPQRNHSKKFYDLLEGAQNPLYDGCREGQSRLSLAARVLQNKADYNLSEKCVDSVCQMLTDYLPEGNTAIDSHYETEKLMHNLGLPYHTIDVCINNCMIFWKENERWEECQFCGAARWKPRDKRRRTKVPYSRMWYLPIADRLKRMYQSKKTAAAMRWHAEHQAKEGEMCHPSDAAEWKHFQDIYPQFAEEPRNVYLGLCTDGFNPFGMSRNHLLWPVILTPYNLPPDMCMSTEYFFLTILNSGPNHPRASLDIFLKPLIEELKELWSTGVEAYDVSLNQNFNLKAVLLWTISDFPAYGMLSGWTTHGKLACPICMEDTKAFYLHNGRKTCWFDCHRRFLPRDHPLRKNRKDFLKGKNAVNEFPPKSLTGEQVYSELSGVNPLKTSVCGGNGHEKKKPGYGKYHNWHKESIFWELPNWKDLILRHNLDVMHIEKNFFDNIINTLMNVKGKSKDTINSRLDMAIFCDRPHLHVDTAGQAPFPPYMLDEDEKKRLLECVKHAVKFPDGYASDLANCVDLENNKFSGMKSHDCHVFMERLLPFIFSELLDQNVHLALSAVGVFFRDLCSRTLQKNHVQMLKRNIVLIICNLEKIFPPSFFDVMQHLPIHLPYEAELGGPVQYRWMYVFERNFKKLKAKAKNKRFAAGSIVESYINDEIAYFSEHYFVDHIQTKSWFTRFHEGEVPVYHVPGVPDIFTHVGRPSGEMQEIWLSEKDYRCAHAYVLRNCDYFHPFERMFEDFLTAKYADLSEKDLSAKRADEYQIWVKDYVSYWSNTHHFPQWVKDIANGPMNKARTWPIYFTRGFLFHTQKHGEGRKTCNYGVSVKGESYTNASDEADYYGILTDIIQIQYEGSVDLKITLFKCKWYDPLVGRGTRRSNGGIVDVLSSRKYHKYEPFILGTYFILNLYFYDLILNLIILLLFDITCTASQADHVCYIPYPYVKKPKHLWLNVLKVNPRGIISGEYENKEPTLLQQVNDDAVLMTTVEDLAVDHLVYARVQPINLDVDVEDVEQDDEFQCNISSSDEDGEVPY; encoded by the exons ATGTCTGGAAATTATAATTATTCAAATTTCCGAGAGTGGATGTACAAGAGGATCGATGAGGAGACAGGAAAACTTTCTGAAGAGTTCATAGCGGGGGTGGAACAATTTATGACATTCGCAAACAGTCAGTCTCTAACACAAAGTAATGGCGGTAAGTTTTTCTGCCCGTGTACTGTTTGTCAAAACGATAAATTTCTCGCGGGAACAAAAATTTGGagacatatatataatagagGATTTATGCCAGACTATTATGTTTGGTATAAACATGGAGAAGAAATTGATATTGCATTAGGAACGAGTTATGTTGACCCGACGCATTTAAGTGGTAGTGATCAAGAAGTTGGTAATGAGGATAATTATATAGATATGGTGAATGATGCATTTCGTGATAATGTGAGTTTTGATAACTATCAACATGATGATAGTTATCAGAATGTAGTAGACCCGCAACGCAACCATTCGAAGAAGTTCTACGATTTGTTAGAAGGAGCACAAAATCCTTTGTACGATGGTTGTCGTGAAGGGCAGTCACGGTTATCCTTAGCTGCTCGGGTCTTGCAAAACAAGGCAGATTATAATCTGAGTGAAAAATGTGTGGATTCAGTATGTCAAATGTTGACAGACTATTTACCAGAAGGAAACACAGCAATCGATTCACACTACGAGACCGAGAAGTTGATGCACAACTTAGGGCTCCCATATCATACAATTGATGTTTGTATTAACAATTGTATGATATTCTGGAAAGAAAATGAAAGGTGGGAAGAGTGCCAATTTTGTGGTGCAGCAAGATGGAAGCCTAGGGACAAAAGACGCAGAACCAAAGTACCATATAGTCGTATGTGGTATCTACCTATAGCTGACAGGCTGAAAAGAATGTATCAGAGCAAGAAGACAGCAGCggcaatgagatggcatgctgAGCACCAAGCAAAGGAGGGGGAAATGTGTCATCCATCTGATGCGGCAGAATGGAAACATTTTCAAGATATATATCCCCAGTTTGCCGAAGAACCTCGTAACGTTTatcttggattatgtactgatggattCAATCCGTTTGGGATGTCTCGTAATCATTTATTGTGGCCCGTGATTCTGACTCCATATAATCTACCCCCTGATATGTGCATGAGTACAgagtatttttttcttacaattcTGAATTCTGGGCCAAATCATCCGCGAGCTAGTCTTGATATCTTCCTCAAACCTTTGATCGAGGAGTTAAAAGAATTGTGGTCAACTGGGGTTGAAGCATACGATGTGTccttaaatcaaaattttaatctaaaAGCTGTGTTACTATGGACGATAAGCGATTTTCCAGCGTATGGCATGTTATCAGGATGGACGACCCATGGTAAATTGGCTTGTCCAATTTGCATGGAAGATACGAAAGCTTTTTATCTACATAATGGAAGAAAGacgtgttggtttgattgtcaccgCAGATTTCTTCCTCGTGATCATCCACTAAGGAAGAATAGAAAGGACTTCTTGAAGGGAAAAAACGCGGTAAATGAATTTCCACCTAAATCTTTGACTGGTGAGCAAGTTTACTCAGAGTTATCGGGTGTCAATCCACTGAAAACGTCTGTTTGCGGTGGAAATGGTCATGAAAAGAAGAAGCCTGGTTATGGGAAATATCATAACTGGCATAAGGAAAGCATTTTTTGGGAGTTGCCAAACTGGAAGGACCTGATACTCCGACACAATcttgatgtgatgcatatagagaagaatttttttGACAACATCATCAATACTCTTATGAATGTTAAAGGCAAATCGAAAGACACAATCAATTCAAGATTGGATATGGCAATATTCTGTGATCGGCCACACTTACATGTTGATACTGCTGGTCAAGCTCCATTTCCTCCTTACATGCTGGACGAAGATGAAAAAAAACGGTTATTGGAATGTGTGAAACACGCTGTTAAATTCCCAGACGGATATGCTTCAGACTTAGCTAATTGTGTTGATTTAGAGAACAACAAATTTTCTGGCATGAAGAGTCATGACTGCCATGTTTTTATGGAGCGGCTACTTCCATTTATATTTTCAGAACTCCTAGACCAAAACGTCCATCTTGCGCTATCAG CGGTTGGTGTATTTTTCCGAGACCTTTGCTCGAGAACCTTACAGAAAAATCACGTCCAAATGCTTAAACGGAATATTGTTTTGATCATCTGCAATTTGGAGAAGATTTTTCCACCATCGTTTTTCGACGTCATGCAGCACTTGCCTATACATCTCCCCTACGAAGCTGAACTAGGAGGACCTGTGCAATATAGGTGGATGTATGTTTTTGAAAggaatttcaaaaaattgaaagcGAAAGCAAAGAACAAAAGATTTGCGGCCGGCTCGATTGTTGAATCATATATCAACGATGAGATAGCTTACTTCTCAGAGCACTACTTTGTTGACCATATACAAACGAAATCATG GTTCACAAGATTTCATGAAGGTGAAGTTCCCGTATATCATGTTCCTGGAGTGCCAGATATATTTACACATGTAGGTCGTCCAAGTGGAGAAATGCAAGAAATATGGCTTTCCGAGAAAGACTACAGATGCGCACATGCATATGTTTTACGAAATTGTGATTATTTTCATCCATTTGAGAG gATGTTTGAAGATTTCCTTACTGCCAAATATGCAGACCTCTCTGAAAAAGACCTCTCTGCGAAGAGAGCTGACGAATATCAAATATGGGTGAAAGATTAT GTTAGCTATTGGAGCAACACACATCATTTTCCTCAGTGGGTTAAAGATATTGCGAATGGACCCATGAATAAGGCGAGAACATGGCCCATCTATTTCACAAGAGGCTTTTTGTTCCATACGCAGAAGCATGGCGAGGGAAGAAAGACATGTAACTACGGTGTGAGTGTTAAAGGGGAGAGCTACACAAATGCTTCTGATGAAGCTGATTACTACGGGATCTTGACTGATATCATACAAATTCAGTATGAGGGGTCGGTCGATTTGAAAATCACACTTTTTAAGTGTAAGTGGTATGATCCGTTAGTTGGTAGAGGCACTCGGCGGAGCAATGGTGGCATCGTCGATGTTCTTTCATCGAGGAAATACCATAAATACGAACCATTTATTCTAGGTACGTATTTTATATTGAACTTATACTTTTATGATTTGATACTTAATTTAATTATACTTTTATTATTTGATATTACATGCACAGCATCTCAAGCAGATCATGTTTGTTATATCCCGTATCCGTACGTTAAGAAACCAAAGCATTTGTGGCTCAATGTTTTGAAAGTGAATCCGAGGGGAATCATTTCTGGAGAATATGAAAATAAAGAACCGACATTGTTGCAACAAGTAAATGATGATGCTGTTTTAATGACTACGGTTGAAGATCTAGCAGTTGATCATTTGGTTTATGCTCGGGTACAACCTATAAATCTCGATGTTGATGTGGAAGATGTTGAACAAGATGATGAATTTCAATGTAATATATCGTCATCCGACGAAGATGGAGAAGTACCCTACTAA
- the LOC103849065 gene encoding uncharacterized protein LOC103849065 isoform X2 → MSGNYNYSNFREWMYKRIDEETGKLSEEFIAGVEQFMTFANSQSLTQSNGGKFFCPCTVCQNDKFLAGTKIWRHIYNRGFMPDYYVWYKHGEEIDIALGTSYVDPTHLSGSDQEVGNEDNYIDMVNDAFRDNVSFDNYQHDDSYQNVVDPQRNHSKKFYDLLEGAQNPLYDGCREGQSRLSLAARVLQNKADYNLSEKCVDSVCQMLTDYLPEGNTAIDSHYETEKLMHNLGLPYHTIDVCINNCMIFWKENERWEECQFCGAARWKPRDKRRRTKVPYSRMWYLPIADRLKRMYQSKKTAAAMRWHAEHQAKEGEMCHPSDAAEWKHFQDIYPQFAEEPRNVYLGLCTDGFNPFGMSRNHLLWPVILTPYNLPPDMCMSTEYFFLTILNSGPNHPRASLDIFLKPLIEELKELWSTGVEAYDVSLNQNFNLKAVLLWTISDFPAYGMLSGWTTHGKLACPICMEDTKAFYLHNGRKTCWFDCHRRFLPRDHPLRKNRKDFLKGKNAVNEFPPKSLTGEQVYSELSGVNPLKTSVCGGNGHEKKKPGYGKYHNWHKESIFWELPNWKDLILRHNLDVMHIEKNFFDNIINTLMNVKGKSKDTINSRLDMAIFCDRPHLHVDTAGQAPFPPYMLDEDEKKRLLECVKHAVKFPDGYASDLANCVDLENNKFSGMKSHDCHVFMERLLPFIFSELLDQNVHLALSAVGVFFRDLCSRTLQKNHVQMLKRNIVLIICNLEKIFPPSFFDVMQHLPIHLPYEAELGGPVQYRWMYVFERNFKKLKAKAKNKRFAAGSIVESYINDEIAYFSEHYFVDHIQTKSWFTRFHEGEVPVYHVPGVPDIFTHVGRPSGEMQEIWLSEKDYRCAHAYVLRNCDYFHPFERMFEDFLTAKYADLSEKDLSAKRADEYQIWVKDYVSYWSNTHHFPQWVKDIANGPMNKARTWPIYFTRGFLFHTQKHGEGRKTCNYGVSVKGESYTNASDEADYYGILTDIIQIQYEGSVDLKITLFKCKWYDPLVGRGTRRSNGGIVDVLSSRKYHKYEPFILASQADHVCYIPYPYVKKPKHLWLNVLKVNPRGIISGEYENKEPTLLQQVNDDAVLMTTVEDLAVDHLVYARVQPINLDVDVEDVEQDDEFQCNISSSDEDGEVPY, encoded by the exons ATGTCTGGAAATTATAATTATTCAAATTTCCGAGAGTGGATGTACAAGAGGATCGATGAGGAGACAGGAAAACTTTCTGAAGAGTTCATAGCGGGGGTGGAACAATTTATGACATTCGCAAACAGTCAGTCTCTAACACAAAGTAATGGCGGTAAGTTTTTCTGCCCGTGTACTGTTTGTCAAAACGATAAATTTCTCGCGGGAACAAAAATTTGGagacatatatataatagagGATTTATGCCAGACTATTATGTTTGGTATAAACATGGAGAAGAAATTGATATTGCATTAGGAACGAGTTATGTTGACCCGACGCATTTAAGTGGTAGTGATCAAGAAGTTGGTAATGAGGATAATTATATAGATATGGTGAATGATGCATTTCGTGATAATGTGAGTTTTGATAACTATCAACATGATGATAGTTATCAGAATGTAGTAGACCCGCAACGCAACCATTCGAAGAAGTTCTACGATTTGTTAGAAGGAGCACAAAATCCTTTGTACGATGGTTGTCGTGAAGGGCAGTCACGGTTATCCTTAGCTGCTCGGGTCTTGCAAAACAAGGCAGATTATAATCTGAGTGAAAAATGTGTGGATTCAGTATGTCAAATGTTGACAGACTATTTACCAGAAGGAAACACAGCAATCGATTCACACTACGAGACCGAGAAGTTGATGCACAACTTAGGGCTCCCATATCATACAATTGATGTTTGTATTAACAATTGTATGATATTCTGGAAAGAAAATGAAAGGTGGGAAGAGTGCCAATTTTGTGGTGCAGCAAGATGGAAGCCTAGGGACAAAAGACGCAGAACCAAAGTACCATATAGTCGTATGTGGTATCTACCTATAGCTGACAGGCTGAAAAGAATGTATCAGAGCAAGAAGACAGCAGCggcaatgagatggcatgctgAGCACCAAGCAAAGGAGGGGGAAATGTGTCATCCATCTGATGCGGCAGAATGGAAACATTTTCAAGATATATATCCCCAGTTTGCCGAAGAACCTCGTAACGTTTatcttggattatgtactgatggattCAATCCGTTTGGGATGTCTCGTAATCATTTATTGTGGCCCGTGATTCTGACTCCATATAATCTACCCCCTGATATGTGCATGAGTACAgagtatttttttcttacaattcTGAATTCTGGGCCAAATCATCCGCGAGCTAGTCTTGATATCTTCCTCAAACCTTTGATCGAGGAGTTAAAAGAATTGTGGTCAACTGGGGTTGAAGCATACGATGTGTccttaaatcaaaattttaatctaaaAGCTGTGTTACTATGGACGATAAGCGATTTTCCAGCGTATGGCATGTTATCAGGATGGACGACCCATGGTAAATTGGCTTGTCCAATTTGCATGGAAGATACGAAAGCTTTTTATCTACATAATGGAAGAAAGacgtgttggtttgattgtcaccgCAGATTTCTTCCTCGTGATCATCCACTAAGGAAGAATAGAAAGGACTTCTTGAAGGGAAAAAACGCGGTAAATGAATTTCCACCTAAATCTTTGACTGGTGAGCAAGTTTACTCAGAGTTATCGGGTGTCAATCCACTGAAAACGTCTGTTTGCGGTGGAAATGGTCATGAAAAGAAGAAGCCTGGTTATGGGAAATATCATAACTGGCATAAGGAAAGCATTTTTTGGGAGTTGCCAAACTGGAAGGACCTGATACTCCGACACAATcttgatgtgatgcatatagagaagaatttttttGACAACATCATCAATACTCTTATGAATGTTAAAGGCAAATCGAAAGACACAATCAATTCAAGATTGGATATGGCAATATTCTGTGATCGGCCACACTTACATGTTGATACTGCTGGTCAAGCTCCATTTCCTCCTTACATGCTGGACGAAGATGAAAAAAAACGGTTATTGGAATGTGTGAAACACGCTGTTAAATTCCCAGACGGATATGCTTCAGACTTAGCTAATTGTGTTGATTTAGAGAACAACAAATTTTCTGGCATGAAGAGTCATGACTGCCATGTTTTTATGGAGCGGCTACTTCCATTTATATTTTCAGAACTCCTAGACCAAAACGTCCATCTTGCGCTATCAG CGGTTGGTGTATTTTTCCGAGACCTTTGCTCGAGAACCTTACAGAAAAATCACGTCCAAATGCTTAAACGGAATATTGTTTTGATCATCTGCAATTTGGAGAAGATTTTTCCACCATCGTTTTTCGACGTCATGCAGCACTTGCCTATACATCTCCCCTACGAAGCTGAACTAGGAGGACCTGTGCAATATAGGTGGATGTATGTTTTTGAAAggaatttcaaaaaattgaaagcGAAAGCAAAGAACAAAAGATTTGCGGCCGGCTCGATTGTTGAATCATATATCAACGATGAGATAGCTTACTTCTCAGAGCACTACTTTGTTGACCATATACAAACGAAATCATG GTTCACAAGATTTCATGAAGGTGAAGTTCCCGTATATCATGTTCCTGGAGTGCCAGATATATTTACACATGTAGGTCGTCCAAGTGGAGAAATGCAAGAAATATGGCTTTCCGAGAAAGACTACAGATGCGCACATGCATATGTTTTACGAAATTGTGATTATTTTCATCCATTTGAGAG gATGTTTGAAGATTTCCTTACTGCCAAATATGCAGACCTCTCTGAAAAAGACCTCTCTGCGAAGAGAGCTGACGAATATCAAATATGGGTGAAAGATTAT GTTAGCTATTGGAGCAACACACATCATTTTCCTCAGTGGGTTAAAGATATTGCGAATGGACCCATGAATAAGGCGAGAACATGGCCCATCTATTTCACAAGAGGCTTTTTGTTCCATACGCAGAAGCATGGCGAGGGAAGAAAGACATGTAACTACGGTGTGAGTGTTAAAGGGGAGAGCTACACAAATGCTTCTGATGAAGCTGATTACTACGGGATCTTGACTGATATCATACAAATTCAGTATGAGGGGTCGGTCGATTTGAAAATCACACTTTTTAAGTGTAAGTGGTATGATCCGTTAGTTGGTAGAGGCACTCGGCGGAGCAATGGTGGCATCGTCGATGTTCTTTCATCGAGGAAATACCATAAATACGAACCATTTATTCTAG CATCTCAAGCAGATCATGTTTGTTATATCCCGTATCCGTACGTTAAGAAACCAAAGCATTTGTGGCTCAATGTTTTGAAAGTGAATCCGAGGGGAATCATTTCTGGAGAATATGAAAATAAAGAACCGACATTGTTGCAACAAGTAAATGATGATGCTGTTTTAATGACTACGGTTGAAGATCTAGCAGTTGATCATTTGGTTTATGCTCGGGTACAACCTATAAATCTCGATGTTGATGTGGAAGATGTTGAACAAGATGATGAATTTCAATGTAATATATCGTCATCCGACGAAGATGGAGAAGTACCCTACTAA